The Thioalkalivibrio thiocyanodenitrificans ARhD 1 genome window below encodes:
- a CDS encoding dienelactone hydrolase family protein — MTRLFVLMTLALSMGMAHGADVRGEEVNYSDNGTELNGYLAYDASADGPRPGVLVIHEWWGHNEHAREQARRLAALGYTALAVDMYGEGRLADHPDDARTFATLIRGNQMLMMQRFEAARKFLHEHERADAAQTAAIGYCFGGSIVLEMARAGADLKAVASFHGALATQNPAESGKVTSRVLVLHGNEDPMVPPEQVENFKKEMDAAGVDYRFVGYDGATHSFTNPGADEAAEKFGMPVGYNADADQASWSELERFLADTFGG; from the coding sequence ATGACCCGTCTGTTTGTACTCATGACCCTGGCCCTCTCCATGGGGATGGCCCATGGCGCAGATGTGCGCGGGGAAGAGGTCAACTATTCCGACAACGGCACCGAGCTCAACGGCTATCTCGCCTATGATGCTTCCGCGGACGGACCCCGCCCGGGGGTGCTGGTCATCCATGAGTGGTGGGGGCATAACGAACACGCCCGTGAGCAGGCCCGGCGTCTGGCGGCGCTGGGGTATACGGCACTGGCCGTGGACATGTACGGAGAAGGCCGCCTGGCGGATCATCCCGACGACGCCCGCACCTTTGCCACACTGATCCGCGGAAACCAGATGCTGATGATGCAGCGCTTCGAGGCCGCCCGAAAGTTCCTTCACGAACACGAACGGGCCGATGCCGCACAGACCGCCGCGATCGGCTACTGCTTTGGCGGCTCGATCGTGCTGGAGATGGCGCGTGCCGGAGCCGACCTGAAGGCCGTGGCCAGCTTCCACGGCGCACTGGCCACGCAGAACCCCGCAGAGAGCGGCAAGGTGACCTCCCGCGTCCTGGTGCTGCATGGCAACGAGGATCCGATGGTGCCGCCGGAACAGGTCGAGAATTTCAAGAAGGAGATGGATGCAGCCGGCGTGGATTACCGCTTCGTGGGCTATGACGGAGCCACCCACAGCTTCACCAATCCCGGCGCCGATGAGGCTGCCGAGAAGTTCGGCATGCCCGTGGGCTACAACGCTGATGCCGACCAGGCCTCCTGGTCGGAACTGGAACGCTTCCTGGCGGACACCTTCGGCGGCTGA
- a CDS encoding response regulator, with protein MTILVVDDSRVMRQALKKILAKVYGVVEAADGEEGWSRILEDPAVCCVYTDLSMPRLDGYGLIRRIRESGDPRVREMPIVLITGNEDSEGTRERAMSAGASGVVQKPFNADDILEVARRHVDPRRGQPPDDASPAGGDPAEPGRLRERVSELEATLLDMKKQLQSWQEEAQRAAASSLSASEEWEQTLNAMREQLRESQEERDRLRRELILRQQSVDEKRVSDRIRELEDQLAAERSELERLRAETGDLEAGLTAAREAASEASGRADDLEARLQSVLSEHERAREEAGSLRRELESTRAGHQAVEQALGLERGKVVELQARLQALDGDESERVARLAGTEQELSEWQARAREAEQALKRAGSEIPGGAAGREEDLARELETERERLRDLEAELAGMRERAEALEAQIPDEDALETLRVRAENAELNQLQLEDEMVEIAARMERSEGARVAAEEELRALMQELADARRELRERAAAPPPVPEEPEDADLEELPTDEQPPVEESGDSPATDAAADVPVLESTAEGFDDAEAPEPRVEPDGVSAEPAIGGNGAGPVRDSSGDPIIRQWEEERRRQRRLQMMILVAVAAVAALGLLFLLI; from the coding sequence TTGACCATCCTCGTCGTGGATGACTCGAGGGTGATGCGGCAGGCTCTGAAGAAGATCCTGGCAAAGGTCTACGGGGTGGTGGAGGCCGCCGACGGGGAGGAGGGTTGGTCCCGGATTCTGGAGGATCCGGCCGTATGCTGTGTGTATACGGACCTGTCCATGCCCCGCCTGGACGGCTACGGGCTGATCCGGCGTATTCGCGAATCGGGTGATCCGAGGGTTCGTGAGATGCCCATTGTGCTGATCACCGGCAACGAAGACAGCGAGGGCACGCGTGAACGGGCCATGTCCGCCGGCGCAAGCGGCGTGGTTCAGAAGCCCTTCAACGCGGACGATATCCTGGAAGTCGCGCGCCGCCATGTGGACCCGCGGCGCGGCCAACCCCCCGATGATGCTTCGCCGGCGGGCGGGGATCCGGCCGAGCCGGGGCGTCTTCGTGAGCGCGTCTCCGAACTGGAGGCAACCCTGCTGGATATGAAAAAGCAGCTCCAGAGCTGGCAGGAGGAGGCGCAGCGGGCCGCGGCCTCGTCGCTCTCGGCCTCCGAGGAATGGGAGCAGACGCTCAATGCCATGCGCGAGCAGCTGCGCGAATCCCAGGAAGAACGGGACCGGCTGCGCAGGGAACTCATCCTGCGCCAGCAGAGCGTGGACGAGAAACGGGTGTCGGACCGCATTCGCGAACTGGAGGACCAGCTGGCGGCAGAGCGGTCCGAACTGGAGCGCCTGCGCGCCGAAACCGGGGATCTGGAGGCCGGGTTGACGGCTGCCCGGGAGGCGGCCAGCGAGGCCTCGGGCCGGGCAGACGATCTGGAGGCACGCTTGCAGAGCGTGCTCTCGGAGCACGAGCGTGCACGCGAAGAGGCGGGTTCGTTACGCCGTGAACTGGAATCGACCCGTGCCGGACACCAGGCGGTAGAGCAGGCGCTGGGACTGGAACGCGGCAAGGTGGTGGAGTTACAGGCCCGGTTGCAGGCTCTTGACGGGGACGAGTCGGAGCGGGTCGCCCGGCTGGCCGGCACCGAACAGGAACTCTCCGAATGGCAGGCTCGGGCCCGTGAGGCGGAACAGGCGCTCAAGCGTGCGGGGAGCGAGATCCCGGGCGGTGCGGCCGGCCGGGAAGAAGACCTGGCGCGGGAACTGGAAACGGAGCGGGAACGCCTGCGTGACCTGGAGGCCGAGTTGGCCGGTATGCGGGAGCGTGCCGAGGCGCTTGAGGCGCAGATCCCCGATGAGGATGCGCTCGAGACCCTTCGGGTGCGCGCGGAGAATGCCGAACTCAACCAGTTGCAGCTCGAGGACGAGATGGTGGAGATAGCGGCCAGGATGGAACGCAGCGAAGGGGCCCGGGTGGCAGCGGAGGAGGAGTTGCGGGCGCTCATGCAGGAACTGGCCGATGCGAGGCGCGAGCTGCGGGAGCGTGCCGCTGCTCCGCCTCCGGTCCCCGAGGAACCGGAGGACGCGGACCTCGAAGAGTTGCCAACGGATGAACAGCCACCGGTCGAGGAATCGGGTGACAGTCCGGCCACGGATGCAGCGGCCGACGTCCCGGTGTTGGAGTCCACAGCCGAAGGATTCGACGACGCGGAGGCGCCGGAACCGCGTGTCGAGCCGGATGGTGTCAGCGCCGAACCGGCCATCGGGGGCAATGGTGCCGGGCCTGTGCGCGACAGCAGCGGGGATCCCATTATCCGGCAGTGGGAGGAAGAGCGCCGGCGCCAGCGCCGCCTTCAGATGATGATCCTGGTCGCGGTGGCGGCCGTTGCCGCCCTGGGTCTTCTCTTCCTTCTGATCTGA